ACTTACATCCCTGATCAAATAGCCACTAACCAACTGCCAAAACTTTGCTAACAACAGTTCAACAAGCTCTCTATATATCATGGAGGCATGAGATTTACAAAGCTTCCTTGGGATTTCTGAGAATTACTTGACTCTGATCCTTCTGACTCGTCCTCTGTTGAAAACAAGGCAGAAATAGAAGACAAAACTGAGTTCTTGACCATAGCGGAAAAGGATACTGTAACCAAAAATATCATCCAAGATGAAGCTAATTTATTTCTTTCTGAATCGGTATTATCAAAGTCAAGAATTAAATAGAAGGGAAGTGTGATAAATACTCTCCTCGTAAGATGAGGAAATGAcataaactaaaataacatgCAAAAAGACCACTGATTCTCTCAAGATACTACCAGCATAGGACTTCAATCCCCATGTATAAAACTGTTGAGTTTGACACAGATAATTATAGTATTTCATTCTAAATCAGATGAGAACCAAAACAAACACACGGGAAGAATCAACCAAATTAGATGCATTCCTAAATAAAGAGATGGGATAGGTAAGTATACCAAATAGTGCTTTGATTGTTGGCCTCTTTGACTtggtattcttcttcttcagttcAGCTGCGGAAAAAAATGAGACCTCAAAGTCAGTTAACTTTCACAGAGCAATGAAGAACCACCACAAAGGAAAAAACTTTGTCCAAAGTACTTGCATCAACTTTTCACAAGGAACACCAGATTCCTCAATATTATTCCTGTACTCTTTGGCTTCAGCTTCTTTAAGCACCGTACTTTCAAGTTTATACAATTAAGatactaataataaagaaaaaggcAGAGAACATAGCAACTAGAAGAAGCTAACAAATGAGGTCCGGCTATTAATATATCTTAAATTTAATACCCACTGTGCTATTGTGCTTTGAAATCATGAAGTTGGATCTCATCTTAGCTTACAAAAATGAGATCGAACTCTAAAAACAATATTACAACCTAGAGATATCCAGGAGGTCCATACATGCAGAAGCATGAAGTGATTCAAGAAGACCCCATCTATGTAAAAAGAGAATGAAAATGCTGCATCAGCAATTGTCttaaaataacataacaaaCATCTTATAtcttataaatcatattttctcCAGTTTGACACTCTAGTTGTTTCCGCCATGTCACAGTCCTCTGGACTtaatgagagagagagagagagggagagataCCCATTCCAGACGCTTGATAATCATTCACGATTTCAAAGTTTTTGTATGTATAACCCACAAAATTGATGTCCTTCGATGAGAGCATCTGCAAAAATGTAGGTAAGAATGAGACAAGGAGGGAATTGACAAAGGTGAAAAAACTGTAGGGTCCAACGAATAATGAATACGACAATAAAAATAACGGAAACAGAAAACCTAAGGATCACCATGAAAAACAAACAAGAGAAGTCCAACTGCGGACATTTCTAAAGTGGGAATCACTGTTAAGGTATGCCTAAATATCCAACCATGTAATGTAGCATCTATTAAGGAGCCCTAACGTATATCTGCTTTTTCCCTCAATCAGTTTGACTTGCTACTCTATTCTTTCTGACCTTAATCCAGTTTCAGCACCAACACTATGCAACTTCAAGTTGCCCAAAATTTGCACAGTTACATCACTATTCAACTAATCAGTAAAGTCCTTCCACGACTTCAATAAAAAGGCAGAATTACCACACACAGCTTGAGAACTTCTTTGCAACATTCCAATATAGACATGGCTCGGACATGTCTGCTACACTGTTGAAAGCATCTGAACTCTCTTCACTATTCTGATAAGCACAAGTATTCCCCATAGGAAAAGGTGTCTCTAGCAAGTTTACATTAAAAGTTTCTAAACAGTTCTCcgtttaattttttgtaattgcAACGGGCATAGATTGCAAAACTTTTTAAGACAAAGGGCGCCAAAGTTAAAGGAAGAAACAAGGGGAAGATGGAGAACAGACAATTCAAGTACTACTACAGAAAAATCAACCTTATTGTTCATCAATGATAATTTACACTCGGACAAAGGTTATTGTGAATATCTCGTCTGAAACTTCAGCAAGCCATTATGCGTGCCATGTTTATAATTATCACTAAAATTGCAGTAGAAGAGTCATATTCATCAACTCTGTGTTAGATGCCCTCCACTCTTACATGATGTCCTTATCTCCAATCTCAGCAAGTGTTATTAAAAGACTAGAAAACATTAGAAGATCTTTCTTGTGGCAAGGAAATAAGGAGAAGAAAGGTTTCTATTTGGTGAAATGGAAGGCATTAACAGTGAGTAAGAAGGAGGGGGCAGACTGGGACGCAGAGATCTGAAGTTCCAGAACAAggctttaaaaataaaatggcttTGGAGATGACACAAGAAGACCAAATGTGTCATGAGTGGCACCCATTTAACCTCCTAGGTGGGCAAACCAATGAATTCAGCCCCAACTTATATTTATTGTTCAACTTGCGAAATACAAACCATAATGCAGAAACTCAAATCTTGTCAATGTAAGTAACACAAATCTACTAAAGTCTATTAAATATCGTCTCCCAAAACCtaaaagtcatcacatcaaagaCATCTAATTTCCAAATACTAAGagtatcaaaaacaaaaataaatgaatgtagTAGTTTGTGTCcgaaaactaaggacatcatACCATGACCGAGAGGATCCAACACGAGCTCAAACGAACAGCTCACCCTGGAACCTGATGTGTTGGAGATTGGGTAGATTGATGGAGAGTTGAAGTCGCTAGTAAAATtgttgcactccacaaaaggataacaaagaaaaacacaaggaGTCAATACAAAGAGATATCACtagtcaactcaaaatagaaattaatatgtataaagtaataaaaaacCCAACTATAGCACTTAGCAGGTTTcaagcaacaaacaacaacaGGAAAAAGTGACAACAACACTGAAGCAAGTATGTAATCAGTCCTCATGTGTGTTCTGATATTGTGGACGGATTACGTACTTGCTTAAGTGATGTTGCCACTTGGCCATGCTgattgttgcttgccacctacTAAGTGTTGTAGTTGTTTTCATATTATTACTTTATGCatattaatttctattttgagtcAGCAGATGATATCTACTAAGTATATGTTGCCTGTACTGATCCCTACTTGTGTTTTCCTTCATTTTCGTTTTGTGGAGTGTAACGAGTGTACTagcgacttcgactcgcccttaGGTCTAGCCAATCTCCAGCACATCAGGTTTCAGGatgagctattcattcaagctcgtgttggattctctcggtcatggCATGATGTCTTTAGTTTTCGAACACAAgctactttatttatttattttggtgtctttgatactcttagaaTTAATATTtagagattagatgtccttgatatGATGATTTTCAGGTTTTGGAAAACAATATTTCATAGACTTTAAGTGGATTTGTGTTACTTACATTAATAAGATTTTAGCTTTCGCATTATGATTTGTATTTCGTAAgttgaataataaatataagttggGGTTTTGAATTCACTGGTTCGTCCACCTACTCGTGACtcgttttggatcgtgacaaacttggtatcagtaATCTCATTGGTTCGGTGATctatcacacaaggacaagtctagtagagtcttgcagTACGGCATGGGGTCGCCTTCACTTTTCTTCGAGAGTCTATAAATCTTTAGGAAaacatcattatttttattttttttaacaaggaaacccgcagccgctacccttttgGGTGCTCACAGGGTAAaaccccgctcctatgcaatagctcgcaaaccacatagagGAAAACATCATTATTTCCTTCTTTCATGCgattacttgaatccaattggtatctaagTGATACAAATTAGTATTTGACCTCCTTGACTCAATTTCACATATGGTTAGAACAACGGCAACAAAAGTGGCAACAACAACACCAGTTAGATAGGATTCATCCTTGGAAATAAGCATGTCACCCCGATTGACCACATAACATGCATTGACTGGTGAcctacattatatttttttcaagttcttAACGATTTCCTTGTTGATTATCATAAGCTTCTTTATAAGATGAATATAGTGTAGAGGCTTGGTGTTTGAGTTTGTGAATTGTGACATACCAGTTTTAAGGAGATGCTAAAGTGTGGTGGCGGTCTCATGTTGAATGTCGACCAGTAAATGCACTAACTATTACTTGTGCAACATTTTCTAGCTTCTtcatggagaagtatataccccgagACTTTGAGAGATAtaaggagagatgagttcctgaatAGAGAGCAATAGGAGATAATTGTTGCAGCCTATGAAGCCATATTTCATGCTTTATCCAAATATGCGACTCAGACTCAGCTACAGTCTGGAAGAGCGGATCGTTGCTTTGTAAAGGGATTGAGGTCAAATTTACAGATTCAAGCTTTGTAGGTGGCTGCTTTAgagttatgaagtatgttactCTTGTAATCGACCTGATTTAAGAACGCGAATCGCTGGGCTTGAGACAGAacaaatttgataatattttgcTAGTTATTCCATGTGTGGATCTGTGTGGGCTATTTGGGTACAATCTTCTCgataggtatgatgtgttctagtgatGAATCTAATAGACTTTCACAATATGGTACTAGTGTTATGTGGAAATAAATACGTCAATTTTCAAGTGTGGATACTAAATACTTAAAGAGTTATCAATTGTATGACATGTTCAGATAATGAGATCCAATGTTgtattcacatttgagaaacaaACTAGTTTGTTATAAAGGATGCTTGTATTGAGCATTATTTTCAAGGAtgattttagtggtggatcgttAGAACGATTTTGATTCATTTAGGTTGTGAAGTTGTATCTTGAGGATTCTAAATGaggattgatgattttatcttaagctCCAAAGGAGTGGATTGATATCGGAATGACAAACTTATGGGTAAAAAAAAGTCAGTTGAATGCAATTGAAGATTTTATAAAGAAAGTGCGTATAAAATTTGGATTAGTCTTTGGATTTGATTGGTATAACTGGATTTGAGGTGTCATATCGATGAAAAGGTTGACTTCGTGGTGATGGCAATGACTAACTGAATATGATGGTAATAGGAGTAGCCTATGTGGTGATGGCAATGGCTACCAATCATCAAATGGTAGAATGGCCTTGGAAGCACATTTGGAAGGCTAAGATACTATATCAGGTTTCATGTTTTCTCGCTTTCGGCAAGAGAAACAGCTCTTAATCAAGATAACTTGATGTGAAGAAGGATGACTATCTTCCCTAGGTGCTACCTATGTGGGGAAACTACAGACacaataaatcatattttcctCCATTGCAAAATAACTCAAGTAGGAAGGATGTTCCTGGCACTCAGAAATATCACATGGATAATGCCTGAAAAAATTTCTGAAACTCTATCAAGTTGGAGAGAGTCAGGTTTGTAGGTCAGAGACAGAGGAAGATGGAGAATGGTTCCAGCTTGCAGGGAAAGAGAGGAGTTCCAGATGTTTTGAATATAGGATCAATTCTGTCCGCAGATGAAGATGAAATGTATTTTTCTCTAATATTTTGGTGTAGACAGTCTCACTCGGTAGAAACTGTTGAATTCTAGATGTACTAGACTCCCTCTAGAAGACGAGAATAGCTCCTGTTTCTAAGAGTCTTTTGATGTAAATATAGTGCAAGAACAACCAATGTACTGATTGATCTTgatcatatatagaaatatacaACGTTACGAATTTCAAGGAAAAAGAAAGTAGAACGTAATCCCACATGATGCACGAGAGTGAATACCTTCCTCCAAGGACCAGATCTTGATGCACTCTGAGAACGTGTTTCAGACTGCTGAGAACAAGAAGATAACAAAAGCGAGTTAAGCAAATAATAGTGAAACACATtagcaaaagaaaaaaggtaCATCAATACCTCTTCAAACTTCTCAAAGTTTTGAGTGTCCAACTCATCAGTAACCTCAGGGATGAAGGCGGCATCAATATGATAGATTCTGTCCCAGTCTATTCTTCTAAACCACGGGTGGACCTGAtatagaagaaagaaaaaaaaaagaaaaaagcagGCAATTTACAATTTGCAATTACACAGAAACTGATAAAAGAACATAGAATAGGACACACCATACAACACCTTTATTTCATCAGCACCATTCGAACCTAGTCGCTGGGTGACATGGCAAAGGAGTTTGCCAATAAGATCTTCCGCTTCTGAAGATAGCTTAGCTTCCTCAGGAAACTTTAAATGTGATTTCCAGTTTACGATCTGCAGGTACAAGGATATGATTATACAGATGATAAGATTCTAAGAGATCTCTCCAGTAATTTCTTTGTGAAAAAGAACAATGGTTTGTGGAAAATCAAGGATAGAGTTGCTTAGAAGATGAAGAGATCAATCCTGATATTTCAgggaaaggaaaaagaaaagtggAAAAAGGTTCACTATGAAGCcaataagaaaaaagagagtaaaAAAATGTAGATATAGATTTTAGGAAAAAAGCTTTAAAATAAGGGGGAAAATAGTAGTAAATCGACCATGGCAATGTGCAGAGCTTTTCTTATGCCTGTTATGaatgatgatatgtatgattaCACTAGCCAATCCTCACTCTGGGATTCCATCATTTATCTTTCTAAGCCTCTACTCCTACCTTGTTAAgcgtttcttttcttttttcttttgaaattttgttaagcctttcttttatttatttatttcatagaaCTATCACATTGAGCTAATAAGTATAAAGTTAATGGGTGGGGGAAAAACCAATTTCGCATTCTTCCATTTCCAATTTCTATTACGAGCTTATCTTTTTAACCTTCTGCCCTACCATAATAATGTTTCTTAATTAGTACTTCTTAGGATTAAACCTTTCACATCTTCTCTGGAATTAAATAAAGCAATGTAATAAAGAGTTAGCACATATAATATTGGTAATGACTGGAGATTTAGTTGGAAGTATAATCCTATGTAGGACGAGAGAAGTTCATCAGGGTGGGGAATTAATAAGAAGTTAAGAACATCCTTCAGGAAAGATAATTGGCATGGGAAAGATATTCTACAGATAAAAATGGAATTAGACAATGATCATAAAAGTAGAACTCTCTTGTCCTTTGTCCTTCTGGAGATTACCCATTCTAaaagattataatattattcaaaaatgAAGATTAGATGATCATAAACATTTGCAGGGAAGAAAGgaatttgggggggggggggNNNNNNNNNNNNNNNNNNNNNNNNNNNNNNNNNNNNNNNNNNNNNNNNNNNNNNNNNNNNNNNNNNNNNNNNNNNNNNNNNNNNNNNNNNNNNNNNNNNNNNNNNNNNNNNNNNNNNNNNNNNNNNNNNNNNNNNNNNNNNNNNNNNNNNNNNNNNNNNNNNNNNNNNNNNNNNNNNNNNNNNNNNNNNNNNNNNNNNNNNNNNNNNNNNNNNNNNNNNNNNNNNNNNNNNNNNNNNNNNNNNNNNNNNNNNNNNNNNNNNNNNNNNNNNNNNNNNNNNNNNNNNNNNNNNNNNNNNNNNNNNNNNNNNNNNNNNNNNNNNNNNNNNNNNNNNNNNNNNNNNNNNNNNNNNNNNNNNNNNNNNNNNNNNNNNNNNNNNNNNNNNNNNNNNNNNNNNNNNNNNNNNNNNNNNNNNNNNNNNNNNNNNNNNGGGGGGGGACGACGACGAAGACGGGAGCTAGATGATCAAACAAAATACAGCTTTTGTTTAGGTTGAatttaagaaacataaaaaataaaaatgatcctCTTCTCAAAAGTTTTAAGGGCAttgaattttctcctttttaaaCTACCAAATCAAGTGGAAGGGCATATAGAAATCATGTTTGCAGTTGAAGTGGTTTTCTGAGTCAAAAACAGTTAAAGTACTTCGGTTATACTCCTTAGATTTCTCAAGGccttgaaaattatatattttcccTAAATGACTAGAGACGCTAAAAGTTACAATCGAGTGAAATAAAAGCAAAGAGATgagatctttttattttaaaaaatcggTTAAGAACCTGATACTTGTTTGATCTAAATGTCTAGTCCTTTTAGCTAAGTACCAAAAGTATGTTTAAATAGTTCTTGGCAgatgaagaaaatatttcagaGGTTTGAATAAGATGATAGGAGAGCATAGTAGAACTGTCCCAATGAGGAAGATACAAATTACGGAATAAACCAAGGGAAACATATACAAGTAGATTCAATGATGATCGTTAATGGCAGCATTCTGAAGGCTCACCTTGCGACATGTTGACATGGGATCATCAGAATAGAAAGGTGGATAGCCCACTAGCATTTCATACATAATAGCACCAAGTGACCACCTGAAGAACAAGAGCAAATGTATGCCAAATACATGAGGACAAAATATATAAGGACGTGGATTAACACCCCTCCCCCCTTCTCAAAAAAGGAAACAGGAATAGACCTCAAATAACGAAAACTAGAGAGGAGAGGACACAGTAGGCAGGAGTGAGAAAACAAACTTGTACAACTTGGAAAAACTTAAACATAAGATCACATTTTCCAGAAATTAACAAAAGCAAAGAAGGTAAAACTCAAAGAGCCCGTTCATATACATGAGAAAACTGTACTGACCAGTCACACTCCATTCCATAACCTTTCTTCAGCAGGACTTCAGGAGCTATATAGTCTGGTGTACCCACTGTAGAATATGCCTGGGTTTCCGCAATTGGAGGAATTTAGTTAGTAAGAGATTGACTTCTTCTCAGTGTTATTAAAagcaaaaagaatgaaaaagtaaCAGGGTCCATAGAGTTTGAAGTGATAAGTGAAGCTCACATTTTTTACagatattaaaatatatcaatgtatgaatttagtatgataaaattaaattgcaatcaaaataactaattttagcATGTAATATACAATAATGTTGTATTGATCCAACTCCTCAAAGTCGAAATTCAAGAAAGGGTTGATTCTTGTCGGAATCACTTTGTGCACCATTATTTGAAGCCCACATATGAAGCGATAGCAGCTCGCTTCACAATGGCTCATACGAACACAGCTTCACCAACCAAACAAAATCAACTATAAAATGATCCACAAAACCACATGAACTTTGCTACTTCAGGTTAGGTGGTAAGAAATATGGTCATTGTGTAGAAAATACACACTCAAACCCCACAACTAATAACTCAATCCCTCTATTATTGTGGGACATTCTAAAAAACAATCAACATTTGGAGCGTGGACAATATGACATGAGGTCCAAACATTGAATAAACCAAGATTAGGGTTGTTCAGGATGTGATACATGTTAAGAAAATAGACCTCGGTCCTAACCCACCCCCAAAAGCTAGTTCACAAGATGAGAATCGCCCAATACCATATAAGGAGACAACAACCCACTTCCACAAGCAATATGGGGCATACTAATTGTCATCATATACCAATTTTAATGATTGTTCCATCTACATTACCAACAGAAAAATGACAGTGCAATAAGAGGGCAACCAGTGTCTTCTGAAAGAATAATACAGGGAAGTTAACCAAAAAGATACCCAAAGGGTGGAGACTCACAAGTGTCCTCCTATTTTTCTGCCAATGTTGTAATTGTTCTTGCTGAGTGCGTTTTGGCGCAGAAGACCCATCACTCCGAGAAGCTCCATGGGCACTATCACCCCCTGCGAAATCCTTCTCTTCTAGGGTGCTGCAGTCTAATGGCTTACAAAGACCAAAATCTGATAGTCTCAAATGACCGTATCTATCAAGCAGCAGGTTGTCAGGCTTAATGTCTCTGCAGCAAATAAAGTGTAGGGGAAACAATATTAGGatgggtgttttttttttgaaactgttATTAGGATGTTTGAAGAGGTCCAGAACAAATGAAgcaataaaacaaaacaaattgcAACCAGGTATCAAAAGAAGTTATGACCTGTGTATATAGTTATGTATATGGATAGATTCTATAGCCAAAACAGTCTCCGCAACATAAAATCTGGCTTCATCTTCAGTTAGTGTATCCTTCCTCATGAGTAGGGTCATCATATCACCACCAGGTAGATATTCCATGATAAGATAAAGAAACTCGTCATCTTGGAAAGAACAATACAGTTTGACAATGCAATTACTGTCCACCTCTGCGAGCAGATTCCTTTCAGCTTTTACATGCTCAACCTAATAAAATCCAAC
The nucleotide sequence above comes from Solanum pennellii chromosome 9, SPENNV200. Encoded proteins:
- the LOC107029165 gene encoding serine/threonine-protein kinase tricorner-like isoform X2 — protein: MDSARSWFQKFQPRDRLRSTRKKDLSGSGREEPQPPMSAEEASNVTKQRVAAAKQYIENHYKEQMRNLQDRKERRSILEKKLADADVSEEDQNNLLKFHEKKETEYMRLQRHKMGADDFELLTMIGKGAFGEVRVCREKTTGHVYAMKKLKKSEMLRRGQVEHVKAERNLLAEVDSNCIVKLYCSFQDDEFLYLIMEYLPGGDMMTLLMRKDTLTEDEARFYVAETVLAIESIHIHNYIHRDIKPDNLLLDRYGHLRLSDFGLCKPLDCSTLEEKDFAGGDSAHGASRSDGSSAPKRTQQEQLQHWQKNRRTLAYSTVGTPDYIAPEVLLKKGYGMECDWWSLGAIMYEMLVGYPPFYSDDPMSTCRKIVNWKSHLKFPEEAKLSSEAEDLIGKLLCHVTQRLGSNGADEIKVHPWFRRIDWDRIYHIDAAFIPEVTDELDTQNFEKFEESETRSQSASRSGPWRKMLSSKDINFVGYTYKNFEIVNDYQASGMAELKKKNTKSKRPTIKALFEDESEGSESSNSQKSQGSFVNLMPP
- the LOC107029165 gene encoding serine/threonine-protein kinase tricorner-like isoform X1, with the protein product MDSARSWFQKFQPRDRLRSTRKKDLSGSGREEPQPPMSAEEASNVTKQRVAAAKQYIENHYKEQMRNLQDRKERRSILEKKLADADVSEEDQNNLLKFHEKKETEYMRLQRHKMGADDFELLTMIGKGAFGEVRVCREKTTGHVYAMKKLKKSEMLRRGQVEHVKAERNLLAEVDSNCIVKLYCSFQDDEFLYLIMEYLPGGDMMTLLMRKDTLTEDEARFYVAETVLAIESIHIHNYIHRDIKPDNLLLDRYGHLRLSDFGLCKPLDCSTLEEKDFAGGDSAHGASRSDGSSAPKRTQQEQLQHWQKNRRTLAYSTVGTPDYIAPEVLLKKGYGMECDWWSLGAIMYEMLVGYPPFYSDDPMSTCRKIVNWKSHLKFPEEAKLSSEAEDLIGKLLCHVTQRLGSNGADEIKVHPWFRRIDWDRIYHIDAAFIPEVTDELDTQNFEKFEEQSETRSQSASRSGPWRKMLSSKDINFVGYTYKNFEIVNDYQASGMAELKKKNTKSKRPTIKALFEDESEGSESSNSQKSQGSFVNLMPP